One genomic window of Solanum dulcamara chromosome 12, daSolDulc1.2, whole genome shotgun sequence includes the following:
- the LOC129875681 gene encoding uncharacterized protein LOC129875681, with protein MEHDCCKYVQKCHQCQVHGDLIRVPPDELNAMSSPWPFVAWGMDIIGPIESSASNGHRFILVAIDYFTKWVEEALYKSVTKKVIVNFFYNNLIYRFGIPDSIITDNGANLNSHLMKEICDQFNINHRNSTAYHSQINRAVEAANKNIKKILRKMIGNHRGRHEMFPYSLLGYRTTVRTSIGATLYMLVYGTKAVMPAKVEIPLLRQRMTRAFNKRVRPRMFEVGQLVFKHIFPYQDENKGKFTPNWQGPYMVRKVLSRGALILSEMDGQEWPKPINSDAVKRYYV; from the exons ATGGAGCATGATTGTTGTAAGTATGTgcaaaaatgtcatcaatgtcaAGTGCACGGTGATTTGATTCGAGTACCTCCTGATGAACTTAATGCCATGAGTTCTCCTTGGCCATTTGTGGCTTGGGGTATGGATATCATTGGTCCAATAGAGTCATCCGCCTCTAATGGACATAGGTTCATTTTAGTTGCTATTGATTACTTCACCAAGTGGGTGGAAGAAGCCTTGTATAAATCAGTTACGAAGAAGGTAATAGTAAACTTCTTTTATAATAATTTGATATATAGATTTGGAATACCGGATTCCATCATTACTGATAATGGAGCAAATCTCAATAGTCATTTGATGAAAGAGATATGTGACCAATTCAATATTAATCACCGAAACTCAACCGCATATCATTCTCAAATAAATAGAGCTGTAGAAGCTGCCAATAAGAACATCAAAAAGATCTTGAGGAAAATGATTGGCAATCATAGAGGTCGGCATGAGATGTTTCCATATTCTTTGTTAGGATACCGAACAACTGTCAGAACATCAATTGGAGCAACCCTATACATGCTAGTATATGGGACGAAGGCCGTAATGCCCGCCAAAGTGGAAATACCTTTGTTGAGA CAAAGAATGACTCGTGCTTTTAACAAGCGAGTGAGACCAAGAATGTTTGAAGTTGGTCAGTTGGTTTTCAAACACATTTTTCCATATCAAGATGAGAATAAAGGAAAGTTCACGCCAAATTGGCAAGGACCTTACATGGTTCGCAAAGTGTTATCTAGAGGTGCCTTAATATTGTCCGAAATGGATGGCCAAGAGTGGCCAAAACCAATCAACTCAGATGCTGTCAAGAGATACTACGTTTGA